In Xiphophorus couchianus chromosome 8, X_couchianus-1.0, whole genome shotgun sequence, the following proteins share a genomic window:
- the s100z gene encoding protein S100-Z, giving the protein MPSQLEGAMGALITVFYNYSGNDGDKHKLNKGELKELLHSELSDFLTSQKDPMLVEKIMNDLDTNKDNEVDFNEFVVLVAALTVACNDFFQEQNKNAK; this is encoded by the exons ATGCCGAGCCAGCTTGAGGGTGCCATGGGTGCGCTGATAACGGTTTTCTACAACTACTCTGGGAACGATGGCGATAAACACAAGCTCAACAAGGGCGAGCTGAAGGAGCTGCTGCACAGCGAGCTCTCGGACTTCCTCACG tCTCAGAAAGATCCCATGCTGGTGGAGAAAATCATGAACGATCTGGACACCAACAAAGACAACGAGGTGGATTTCAACGAGTTCGTCGTGCTGGTGGCGGCCCTGACCGTGGCCTGTAACGACTTCTTCCAAGAGCAGAACAAGAATGCCAAATAG
- the ch25hl2 gene encoding cholesterol 25-hydroxylase-like protein 2 — protein sequence MRNGTSVMSPSRLLRTEALSWLTAVGNLSGGESHASVLQPLWDYLHQNHHDLLRSPLFPVVLSVTTYFVLVGIYTALDLLAPTWPSINRYRLHPDKPITWPNIWTTLGVTVYNHLFFIFPAAVAQWLWRPPTPLPPEAPSLWGFFLGILGCMVVFDFQYYLWHLLHHRVPWLYRTFHAIHHQYNQPFSLVTQYLSGWELFSVGFWATVDPILLRCHCLTTWGFMVFNVYVSTEDHCGYDVPWAMHNLVPFGLWGGAPKHDAHHQRPGTNFAPFFSHWDWLGGTNTVPTASGQSVSEEPEDMEEKKD from the coding sequence ATGAGAAACGGCACGTCAGTGATGAGCCCGAGCAGGTTGCTGAGAACTGAGGCTTTGTCTTGGCTGACGGCTGTAGGAAACTTGTCCGGGGGCGAGTCCCACGCCTCGGTCCTGCAGCCTCTCTGGGACTACCTCCACCAGAACCACCACGACCTGCTCAGGAGCCCGCTCTTCCCAGTGGTCCTCTCTGTCACCACCTACTTCGTCCTGGTTGGTATTTACACCGCGTTGGACCTGCTGGCTCCCACCTGGCCCTCCATCAACCGCTACCGGCTGCATCCGGACAAACCCATCACCTGGCCTAACATCTGGACCACCCTGGGTGTCACCGTCTACAACCACCTGTTCTTCATCTTCCCCGCGGCGGTTGCGCAGTGGCTGTGGAGGCCGCCGACCCCGTTGCCTCCGGAGGCCCCCTCTCTCTGGGGCTTCTTTCTCGGCATCCTGGGCTGCATGGTCGTCTTTGATTTCCAGTACTACCTGTGGCACCTCCTGCACCACCGGGTTCCCTGGCTTTACCGCACCTTCCATGCCATCCACCACCAGTACAACCAGCCCTTCAGCCTGGTCACCCAGTACCTTTCTGGCTGGGAGCTGTTCAGCGTGGGATTCTGGGCGACAGTGGACCCCATCCTGCTGAGGTGCCACTGCCTCACAACTTGGGGCTTCATGGTCTTTAACGTTTACGTCTCCACCGAGGACCACTGTGGCTACGACGTCCCCTGGGCCATGCACAACCTGGTGCCCTTTGGCCTTTGGGGCGGGGCCCCCAAGCATGACGCTCATCACCAGCGACCGGGGACCAACTTTGCCCCATTTTTCTCCCATTGGGACTGGCTCGGGGGAACCAACACGGTGCCAACCGCCTCTGGCCAATCTGTCTCAGAAGAACCAGAAGACATGGAAGAGAAAAAGGACTAA
- the f2rl1.2 gene encoding LOW QUALITY PROTEIN: coagulation factor II (thrombin) receptor-like 1, tandem duplicate 2 (The sequence of the model RefSeq protein was modified relative to this genomic sequence to represent the inferred CDS: substituted 1 base at 1 genomic stop codon), producing the protein MNSRWILSLLLVIGFAFAVNAQGRSIIGILTKDGTTIDDVALDILQSGLTTVFFPIVYTIVFVVGLIANGMAIWVFLFRTKKKHPSSIYMANLALADLLFVAXMPLKISYHVNGNNWFYGEPLCKVLVSFFYGNMYCSVLFITCLSVQRYWVVANPLSSQRKNNKVAISVCVAIWVFIWITSIPLYLYNHTTKIKGTNMTTCHDVIVIDPNVEDPYPFIKYPFFYFMFMATVSFFIPCIILIVAYVLLLKTLGSNTVDSSATKTRRKAVVLILVVLVTFLVCFIPSNVMLVVHYVLVKTEMVDKGYGFYITSLCLASLNSCLDPFIYYFVSDEFREHVKNTLLCRSNRTVEQEKASYSSMKYSRKSRLFVSASTNTENSTC; encoded by the exons ATGAATTCAAGGTGGATATTGTCGCTTCTGCTGGTTATCGGCTTTGCTTTTGCTGTTAATGCACAAG GGCGAAGTATTATTGGAATACTGACTAAGGATGGAACCACTATTGATGATGTAGCATTAGATATACTGCAGAGCGGGCTTACCACCGTGTTCTTCCCGATCGTCTACACCATTGTGTTCGTGGTGGGCCTAATTGCAAATGGGATGGCCATATGGGTGTTCCTCTTCAGAACCAAGAAGAAGCACCCTTCCTCCATCTACATGGCCAACCTTGCCTTGGCCGACCTGCTGTTCGTTGCCTGAATGCCTCTGAAAATTTCCTACCACGTAAATGGAAACAACTGGTTCTACGGGGAGCCCCTGTGCAAAGTCCTGGTGAGCTTCTTCTATGGGAACATGTACTGTTCGGTGCTGTTCATCACCTGCCTCAGCGTGCAGAGGTACTGGGTCGTGGCAAACCCGCTGAGTTCGCAAAGGAAGAACAACAAAGTCGCCATCAGCGTCTGTGTGGCTATCTGGGTTTTCATTTGGATCACCTCCATTCCTCTGTACCTGTACAATCACACAACTAAGATCAAGGGCACGAACATGACAACCTGCCATGACGTGATCGTCATAGATCCAAATGTCGAAGACCCCTACCCTTTTATCAAGTACCCATTCTTCTACTTCATGTTCATGGCCACAGTCTCATTCTTCATCCCTTGCATCATACTCATTGTGGCGTACGTGTTGCTGCTCAAAACTCTGGGGAGCAACACGGTCGACAGCAGTGCGACAAAGACGCGGCGCAAAGCCGTCGTGTTGATCTTGGTTGTCCTGGTGACCTTCCTCGTCTGCTTCATCCCCAGCAACGTAATGCTGGTGGTGCACTATGTCCTGGTGAAAACCGAAATGGTAGACAAAGGCTACGGCTTTTACATCACGTCGCTGTGTCTGGCGAGCCTCAACAGCTGCCTGGACCCTTTCATCTACTACTTTGTGTCGGACGAGTTCAGGGAGCACGTGAAGAACACGCTGCTGTGCCGCAGCAACAGAACCGTGGAACAGGAGAAGGCCTCGTACAGCTCCATGAAGTACTCCAGGAAGAGCCGGTTGTTCGTGTCGGCGAGCACCAACACGGAGAACAGCACCTGTTAG
- the LOC114149337 gene encoding proteinase-activated receptor 2-like isoform X1 produces MSTCATTEGMPKGFTGTETDYGVFVGSEAQAVLKSPLTTVFLPAVYTFVFVIGLPTNALALWVFLFRTKKRHPSSIYMANLALADLLFVIWIPLKIDYHLNGNDWKYGDGLCKVLVGFFYGNMYCSMAFIACISVQRYWAVVYPMSQHQRSTCLAVSVSVAIWVLVWLITIPLYCYDQEVNIPNMCIRTCHDVTRPSQRKTAAGYFLTMGTLGFVVPTVVCIISYVLMLRALQDSMGDPTIAKKRRKAVVLIITVLLMFIVCFTPSNIMLLAHYILLLGEVVSNGYGFYITTLCLASLNSCVDPFIYYFISEDFREHVKNTFLCRSQRTVERKKVSFSALKFSKKSGSYTTSSTRNTQSSDC; encoded by the exons ATGTCGACGTGTGCGACGACAGAAG GAATGCCAAAAGGCTTCACTGGGACAGAAACAGATTATGGCGTATTTGTTGGCTCTGAAGCCCAAGCGGTCCTGAAAAGCCCTCTCACAACCGTCTTCCTCCCAGCCGTCTACACCTTCGTGTTTGTCATTGGGCTTCCCACCAACGCCTTGGCTCTATGGGTTTTCCTCTTCAGGACCAAAAAAAGGCACCCATCATCCATCTACATGGCCAACCTGGCTCTTGCTGACCTGCTTTTTGTTATTTGGATCCCTTTAAAAATAGACTACCACCTCAATGGCAACGACTGGAAGTATGGAGACGGGCTGTGCAAAGTTCTGGTGGGGTTCTTCTATGGCAACATGTACTGCTCCATGGCCTTCATCGCCTGCATTAGCGTCCAACGTTACTGGGCTGTAGTCTACCCAATGTCCCAGCATCAAAGGAGCACTTGTTTAGCAGTCTCTGTTTCTGTAGCGATCTGGGTGCTGGTGTGGCTCATCACCATTCCTCTCTACTGCTACGATCAAGAAGTAAACATACCAAACATGTGCATCCGGACCTGCCATGACGTCACCAGGCCGAGCCAAAGGAAGACTGCTGCTGGATACTTCTTGACAATGGGAACGCTGGGATTTGTCGTCCCGACAGTTGTGTGCATCATATCGTACGTCCTCATGCTCAGGGCTCTCCAGGACAGCATGGGGGACCCTACCATTGCCAAGAAGCGCCGCAAGGCCGTGGTCTTGATCATCACCGTCCTGCTCATGTTTATCGTCTGCTTCACCCCCAGTAACATCATGCTGCTGGCGCACTACATCCTCCTGCTAGGAGAGGTTGTGAGCAACGGGTACGGGTTTTACATCACCACCCTGTGCCTAGCGAGCCTGAACAGTTGCGTGGAcccttttatttattacttcatCTCCGAGGACTTCAGGGAGCACGTGAAGAACACGTTTCTGTGCAGGAGTCAGAGGACAGTTGAGAGGAAAAAGGTCTCCTTCAGCGCTCTGAAGTTCTCCAAGAAGAGCGGCTCGTATACCACCAGTAGCACGCGAAACACGCAGAGCAGCGATTGCTGA
- the LOC114149337 gene encoding proteinase-activated receptor 2-like isoform X2, which produces MPKGFTGTETDYGVFVGSEAQAVLKSPLTTVFLPAVYTFVFVIGLPTNALALWVFLFRTKKRHPSSIYMANLALADLLFVIWIPLKIDYHLNGNDWKYGDGLCKVLVGFFYGNMYCSMAFIACISVQRYWAVVYPMSQHQRSTCLAVSVSVAIWVLVWLITIPLYCYDQEVNIPNMCIRTCHDVTRPSQRKTAAGYFLTMGTLGFVVPTVVCIISYVLMLRALQDSMGDPTIAKKRRKAVVLIITVLLMFIVCFTPSNIMLLAHYILLLGEVVSNGYGFYITTLCLASLNSCVDPFIYYFISEDFREHVKNTFLCRSQRTVERKKVSFSALKFSKKSGSYTTSSTRNTQSSDC; this is translated from the coding sequence ATGCCAAAAGGCTTCACTGGGACAGAAACAGATTATGGCGTATTTGTTGGCTCTGAAGCCCAAGCGGTCCTGAAAAGCCCTCTCACAACCGTCTTCCTCCCAGCCGTCTACACCTTCGTGTTTGTCATTGGGCTTCCCACCAACGCCTTGGCTCTATGGGTTTTCCTCTTCAGGACCAAAAAAAGGCACCCATCATCCATCTACATGGCCAACCTGGCTCTTGCTGACCTGCTTTTTGTTATTTGGATCCCTTTAAAAATAGACTACCACCTCAATGGCAACGACTGGAAGTATGGAGACGGGCTGTGCAAAGTTCTGGTGGGGTTCTTCTATGGCAACATGTACTGCTCCATGGCCTTCATCGCCTGCATTAGCGTCCAACGTTACTGGGCTGTAGTCTACCCAATGTCCCAGCATCAAAGGAGCACTTGTTTAGCAGTCTCTGTTTCTGTAGCGATCTGGGTGCTGGTGTGGCTCATCACCATTCCTCTCTACTGCTACGATCAAGAAGTAAACATACCAAACATGTGCATCCGGACCTGCCATGACGTCACCAGGCCGAGCCAAAGGAAGACTGCTGCTGGATACTTCTTGACAATGGGAACGCTGGGATTTGTCGTCCCGACAGTTGTGTGCATCATATCGTACGTCCTCATGCTCAGGGCTCTCCAGGACAGCATGGGGGACCCTACCATTGCCAAGAAGCGCCGCAAGGCCGTGGTCTTGATCATCACCGTCCTGCTCATGTTTATCGTCTGCTTCACCCCCAGTAACATCATGCTGCTGGCGCACTACATCCTCCTGCTAGGAGAGGTTGTGAGCAACGGGTACGGGTTTTACATCACCACCCTGTGCCTAGCGAGCCTGAACAGTTGCGTGGAcccttttatttattacttcatCTCCGAGGACTTCAGGGAGCACGTGAAGAACACGTTTCTGTGCAGGAGTCAGAGGACAGTTGAGAGGAAAAAGGTCTCCTTCAGCGCTCTGAAGTTCTCCAAGAAGAGCGGCTCGTATACCACCAGTAGCACGCGAAACACGCAGAGCAGCGATTGCTGA